The following coding sequences lie in one Polyodon spathula isolate WHYD16114869_AA chromosome 15, ASM1765450v1, whole genome shotgun sequence genomic window:
- the LOC121327855 gene encoding motile sperm domain-containing protein 2-like, whose protein sequence is MSTSMLSQQENETRQRFINEYLKDKTDKYDSRDVERLQKDDALAGCYLQWRLQNVDDALKMIDESFQWRKEFGVNDLTECSIPRWMFETGAVYLHGYDKEGNKLFWFKVKLHVKDAKTVLDKKRYVAFWLERYAKREPGMPLTVVFDMTDSGLSNIDMDFVKYIINCFKVYYPKFLSKMILYEMPWIMNAAWRIVKTWLGPEAISKLKFIGKNEVQEYIDAEHLPTHMGGTDTFKYSYPPLPDDDFQTPMCENGPIVSEDETESKEDAESESKDTLDSSQNEEQIQKSKKVKFLEESLKLDECDKVYSTSRTKPAKKPVTVFKGPLLHISPAEELHFGIKDCERKSLIVLNNVTKNLVAFKVRTTAPEKYRMKPSNSSFEPGTSLDIIVSLHGGFEASPQDRFLVMAAEMDQSTGAGTPDLPHFWKEVPKTKVMEHRLRCHVTESSKPLSLLLDENPLHSNIKNNQEDLHSKIIRLLASNKRCEKQIDECLWFQKMLMGLMSLLMAFTCSALYLLYTDRSRL, encoded by the exons CTATGTTATCTCAACAGGAAAACGAGACGAGACAACGGTTCATAAATGAATACTTGAAag acaaaacagacaaataTGATTCTAGAGATGTGGAGAGGCTGCAGAAGGATGATGCTCTGGCAGGTTGTTACCTGCAGTGGAGATTGCAAAATGTGGATGATGCTTTAAAGATGATTGATGAAAGTTTTCAATGGAGAAAAGAATTCGGAGTAAACG ATCTAACTGAGTGTAGCATTCCCAGGTGGATGTTCGAGACTGGTGCAGTTTATCTTCATGGGTATGATAAAGAAGGAAACAAATTAt TTTGGTTTAAGGTGAAGCTGCATGTAAAAGACGCAAAGACTGTTCTGGACAAAAAGAGATACGTGGCCTTTTGGTTGGAGCGCTATGCTAAAAGGGAACCTGGAATGCCGTTGACGGTGGTATTTGACATGACTGATTCTGGACTGAGCAACATT GATATGGACTTTGTGAAATACATCATCAACTGTTTCAAGGTTTATTATCCGAAATTTCTTT caaaaaTGATCCTGTACGAAATGCCATGGATCATGAATG CTGCCTGGAGGATTGTGAAGACTTGGCTAGGCCCAGAGGCCATTAGCAAGTTGAAGTTTATAGGCAAGAATGAAGTGCAAGAGTACATTGATGCTGAGCATCTCCCTACACATATGGGAGGCACT GATACCTTTAAGTATAGCTACCCTCCTCTACCAGACGATGACTTTCAAACTCCGATGTGTGAAAATGGGCCTATTGTTAGCGAAGACGAAACAGAAAGTAAAGAAGACGCAGAGTCAGAAAGCAAGGACACGCTAGACTCCAGTCAGAATGAAGAGCAGATCCAAAAGTCTAAAAAG GTAAAATTTCTAGAAGAAAGCCTAAAGCTAGATGAATGTGACAAAGTATACAGCACAAGCAGAACAAAACCTGCCAAGAAACCTGTTACAGTATTCAAAGGACCACTACTTCATATAAG CCCTGCAGAAGAACTTCATTTTGGAATAAAGGACTGTGAAAGGAAAAGCCTGATAGTTCTTAACAATGTGACCAAAAATCTAGTTGCCTTTAAG gTGAGGACAACAGCCCCAGAGAAATACAGAATGAAGCCTAGTAATAGCAGCTTTGAGCCGGGTACTTCCTTAGACATTATTGTGTCTCTTCATGGAG GATTTGAAGCTTCTCCTCAGGACCGGTTCCTGGTAATGGCAGCTGAAATGGACCAAAGTACAGGAGCTGGCACTCCTGATCTGCCCCATTTTTGGAAGGAAGTACCAAAAACCAAAGTCATGGAACATAG ACTAAGATGTCATGTTACTGAAAGCAGTAAACCTTTGAGTTTGTTACTGGATGAAAACCCTCTACACAGCAACATCAAAAACAACCAGGAAGACCTACATTCAAAG ATCATCAGGCTGCTGGCAAGCAATAAACgatgtgaaaaacaaattgatGAGTGCCTGTGGTTCCAGAAGATGTTGATGGGTTTGATGTCCTTGCTAATGGCTTTTACGTGTTCAGCTTTGTATCTTCTTTACACAGACAGGAGTCGATTGTAA